From Thermoflavifilum aggregans, a single genomic window includes:
- a CDS encoding ABC transporter ATP-binding protein: MEPLIRLENIKKNYYLGKNVLQVLKGINLSVYPNEYVALMGPSGSGKSTLMNILGCLDTPTEGRYFLNGQDVSHMDDDALAAVRNKQIGFVFQQFNLLPRLNALENVAMPLIYSGVSKKEREEKARAMLEKVGLGERWNHRPNELSGGQCQRVAIARALVNDPAIILADEPTGNLDSKTSIEIMDIFAQIHASGNTVILVTHEEDIAEHAHRIIRLRDGIIESDRQNEKIRQLAT, encoded by the coding sequence ATGGAACCGCTGATTCGATTGGAAAACATCAAAAAGAATTATTACCTCGGAAAAAACGTGCTGCAAGTGCTGAAAGGCATTAATCTTTCCGTATACCCCAACGAATATGTGGCGCTGATGGGTCCCTCGGGCTCTGGCAAAAGCACCCTGATGAATATCCTGGGCTGCCTGGATACGCCTACGGAAGGACGGTATTTTCTGAACGGCCAGGATGTGAGCCATATGGATGATGATGCACTTGCTGCCGTGCGCAACAAGCAGATTGGCTTCGTATTTCAGCAGTTTAACCTGCTGCCCCGGCTGAATGCCCTAGAAAATGTGGCTATGCCTTTGATTTATAGCGGTGTTTCCAAAAAAGAGCGGGAAGAAAAAGCCAGGGCTATGCTGGAAAAAGTAGGGCTGGGTGAGCGATGGAACCATCGGCCGAATGAGCTTTCAGGCGGGCAGTGCCAGCGGGTAGCTATTGCCCGCGCCCTGGTGAATGATCCGGCCATTATCCTGGCCGATGAACCTACCGGCAACCTCGATTCCAAAACTTCCATTGAAATCATGGATATCTTCGCGCAGATCCATGCAAGCGGCAATACCGTGATCCTGGTTACACATGAGGAAGATATTGCCGAACATGCTCACCGCATCATCCGCCTGCGCGATGGCATCATTGAAAGCGACCGGCAAAACGAAAAAATCCGCCAGCTGGCAACCTGA
- a CDS encoding IspD/TarI family cytidylyltransferase: protein MASDIVKYALIVAAGQGTRAQLSGTDAQEPKQFRLLAGKPVLQYSIEAFASAFPDIRFILVLPAVYPNFVGHLPEIFTGNPFSFVTGGETRFHSVKNGLSQVQEPDAVVFVHDAARPVLSAALIRRCYEGAILHGTAIPCVPAVESLRMVDAQGRNYPLDRHAVRYIQTPQTFRASLLLEAFHQPFDPSFTDEATVVEKAGYSVQLVEGEPANIKLTYPQDFAIAEILLRDRSASAACE from the coding sequence ATGGCTTCTGATATAGTTAAATACGCCTTGATTGTAGCGGCCGGGCAGGGAACCCGCGCGCAGCTTTCGGGTACCGATGCCCAAGAACCCAAACAGTTCAGGCTGCTGGCCGGCAAGCCTGTGCTGCAATACAGCATAGAAGCCTTTGCAAGTGCATTTCCTGATATCCGTTTTATTTTGGTTTTACCTGCGGTGTATCCCAATTTTGTTGGGCATTTGCCGGAAATTTTTACCGGAAACCCGTTTTCTTTTGTTACAGGTGGTGAAACCCGTTTTCATTCGGTAAAGAATGGTTTAAGCCAGGTGCAGGAGCCGGATGCTGTGGTGTTTGTACACGATGCAGCCAGGCCGGTGCTTTCTGCAGCCTTGATTCGGCGTTGTTACGAAGGCGCTATTCTGCATGGCACGGCCATTCCCTGTGTGCCTGCTGTGGAAAGCCTCAGGATGGTGGATGCACAGGGCCGCAATTATCCGCTCGATCGGCATGCAGTAAGATACATCCAGACACCGCAGACATTCCGGGCTTCCCTGTTGCTGGAAGCTTTTCATCAACCTTTTGATCCCTCCTTTACAGATGAGGCTACGGTGGTGGAGAAAGCCGGTTATTCCGTGCAGCTCGTGGAAGGAGAACCTGCCAATATCAAACTGACCTATCCGCAGGATTTTGCCATTGCAGAAATATTACTCCGCGACCGTTCTGCATCTGCCGCGTGCGAATAA
- a CDS encoding ABC transporter ATP-binding protein, which translates to MVMLKAENLHKSYGSLHVLKGISLTVQRGEIVSILGSSGAGKSTLLHILGTLDSPSSGRVWLHGQDVFQMSSSALAAFRNKHIGFVFQFHYLLPEFSALENVCMPGWIAGEKKSVVEERARMLLDTMGLRNRLHHKPAMLSGGEQQRVAVARALINQPDIVFADEPTGNLDSAHALELHQLFQELQKQFNQTFVIVTHNEALARLSDRQLLIKDGQLLRHQDQHLMI; encoded by the coding sequence ATGGTGATGTTGAAAGCTGAAAATTTGCATAAATCCTATGGTTCCCTGCATGTGCTGAAGGGAATCAGCCTTACGGTACAACGGGGGGAGATTGTATCCATTCTGGGTTCTTCCGGAGCCGGAAAAAGTACGTTGCTGCATATTCTGGGCACGCTCGATAGCCCATCGTCCGGCCGGGTATGGCTTCACGGACAGGATGTGTTTCAGATGTCTTCTTCAGCGCTGGCAGCTTTTCGCAACAAGCATATTGGCTTTGTATTTCAGTTTCATTACCTGCTTCCCGAGTTTTCTGCGTTGGAAAATGTGTGTATGCCTGGTTGGATTGCCGGTGAAAAGAAATCCGTTGTTGAAGAAAGAGCCCGGATGTTGCTGGATACGATGGGGTTGCGCAACAGGCTGCATCATAAGCCGGCTATGCTTTCGGGAGGCGAGCAGCAGCGAGTGGCTGTTGCCCGGGCTCTCATCAATCAGCCGGATATTGTATTTGCTGATGAGCCTACGGGGAATCTGGATTCAGCCCATGCACTGGAGTTGCATCAGCTTTTTCAGGAATTGCAGAAACAGTTTAACCAAACCTTTGTTATAGTTACCCATAATGAAGCCCTAGCACGGCTTTCAGACCGGCAGTTGCTGATTAAGGATGGTCAACTCCTCCGGCATCAGGATCAGCACCTGATGATATGA
- a CDS encoding cob(I)yrinic acid a,c-diamide adenosyltransferase yields the protein MAFRIYTRTGDQGKTSLLGGTRVWKSDLRIEAYGTIDELNAYIGWLADEQPENIRQELREVQDRLFRIGAILAYDGSPSLRLDLPEVTDADITTLEKAIDWMEADLPPLKQFILPGGHPAVSLCHVARCVCRRAERACVRLSQETPLPEHFIPYLNRLSDYLFVLARYTAQQKGVTEITWQPH from the coding sequence ATGGCCTTTCGCATCTATACTCGTACCGGAGACCAGGGGAAAACCTCTTTGCTGGGTGGAACCCGCGTCTGGAAAAGTGATCTCCGGATTGAAGCTTACGGTACCATCGATGAACTCAATGCCTATATCGGCTGGCTGGCCGATGAGCAGCCTGAAAATATCCGACAGGAATTACGGGAAGTACAGGACCGGCTGTTCCGGATTGGTGCCATACTGGCCTATGACGGCTCTCCCTCGCTGCGCCTGGATTTACCCGAAGTGACCGACGCGGATATTACCACGTTGGAAAAAGCCATTGACTGGATGGAAGCTGATCTGCCGCCACTGAAACAGTTTATCCTGCCCGGTGGACATCCTGCCGTTTCTCTTTGCCATGTGGCACGCTGTGTGTGCCGCAGAGCCGAAAGGGCCTGTGTGCGCCTGAGCCAGGAAACACCCCTTCCCGAACACTTTATTCCCTACCTGAACCGGCTGAGCGACTATCTGTTCGTATTGGCACGTTATACTGCCCAGCAAAAAGGAGTGACTGAAATTACCTGGCAGCCGCACTGA
- the radC gene encoding RadC family protein, with translation MSASRKPSGIKSWAIDDRPREKLMMKGPAALSDAELLAILIQHGHKEKTAIDLAKEVLDQSGRDWNQLGRLTIAELTRIKGIGQAKAIAIAAALEIGRRRQAAQPQQRPIIRCGQDAANILQPLLADERAEVFCIMLLNQGHRVLSHEIISRGGISGTIVDVRLIIKRALETECSALILCHNHPSGQLQPSEADRAITRKITAAAQMFDIRVLDHLIVSAEGYFSMAEHGLL, from the coding sequence ATGTCTGCCTCCAGAAAACCCTCAGGCATCAAGTCATGGGCTATAGACGATCGCCCACGCGAAAAGCTGATGATGAAAGGGCCGGCGGCGCTGAGCGATGCCGAGCTGCTGGCTATCCTGATCCAGCACGGGCATAAGGAAAAAACAGCCATTGATCTGGCCAAAGAAGTGCTGGATCAGTCGGGGCGCGATTGGAATCAGCTGGGGCGACTTACCATAGCTGAGCTGACCCGCATCAAAGGTATCGGTCAGGCCAAAGCCATTGCCATAGCTGCTGCCCTGGAAATTGGCCGGCGCCGGCAAGCAGCCCAGCCACAACAACGCCCCATCATCCGCTGCGGACAGGATGCCGCCAACATCTTGCAACCACTGCTGGCCGACGAACGTGCCGAAGTGTTTTGTATCATGCTGCTCAACCAGGGACATCGGGTGCTTTCGCATGAAATCATCAGCCGGGGAGGCATCAGCGGCACGATAGTGGATGTTAGGCTCATCATCAAGCGGGCACTGGAAACTGAATGCAGCGCACTGATCCTTTGCCATAACCATCCTTCCGGACAACTGCAACCCAGCGAGGCCGACCGCGCCATTACCCGGAAAATCACAGCAGCCGCCCAGATGTTCGACATCCGAGTGCTGGATCATCTCATTGTTTCTGCTGAAGGATATTTCAGCATGGCCGAGCATGGACTTCTGTAA
- a CDS encoding ribulokinase codes for MKNDQWVIGLDYGTDSVRGVLVDATTGEELATAVFHYPRWRDQLFCDPALHQYRQHPLDYVEGLEAVVKQCLQQVGAEQAKHRVKGIAIDTTGSTPVAVDAQGRPLALLPGLENNPNAMFVLWKDHTAVKEAAEINAYARRQPVDYLQYVGGVYSSEWFWAKLLHTLRADEQVRQHICSWVEHCDWMPFLLTGGRDVRDMKRSVCAAGHKALWAEAFGGLPPESFFAGLDPLLVGFRDRVTGDVLTADQPAGRLCKEWAERLGLQEDVVVAVGAFDAHIGAVGGQIEPYFLSKVMGTSTCDILVAPMSDMQGKVIRGICGQVNGSVVPGMVGMEAGQSAFGDTYAWWRDVLLWPVRHLLPAMWSSDQPALQSLMEGMHGRLIAALSEEAHRREETHPDRAVPLAVDWLNGRRTPYADQELKAAILGLDLGVDAVDIFRAWAEATCFGAKSIVECFTSQGVPVKGVIGLGGVARKSPYIMQLMADVLNMPLRIHRAEHTCASGAAMFAATAAGIYPSVEQAMQAMGQGFDQEYKPVPARVQILQKRYQQFKELGNFVESFIHTHASVL; via the coding sequence GTGAAAAACGATCAATGGGTCATCGGTCTGGATTACGGTACTGATTCAGTGCGCGGCGTGCTGGTAGATGCCACTACGGGCGAAGAGTTGGCCACGGCTGTATTTCATTACCCGCGCTGGCGCGACCAGCTTTTTTGTGATCCGGCTTTGCATCAGTACAGGCAACATCCGTTGGACTATGTGGAAGGACTGGAAGCTGTGGTGAAACAATGCCTGCAGCAGGTAGGAGCTGAGCAGGCCAAACATCGGGTGAAGGGCATAGCCATTGATACCACGGGCTCTACGCCGGTTGCGGTGGATGCACAGGGCAGGCCGCTGGCTTTGTTGCCGGGGTTGGAAAATAACCCGAATGCGATGTTTGTATTGTGGAAAGACCATACGGCTGTGAAAGAGGCTGCTGAAATCAATGCCTATGCCCGTCGTCAGCCGGTGGATTATCTGCAGTATGTGGGTGGTGTTTATTCTTCTGAGTGGTTTTGGGCCAAGTTGTTGCATACGTTGCGGGCAGATGAACAGGTAAGGCAGCACATCTGCTCATGGGTTGAGCATTGCGACTGGATGCCGTTTTTGCTCACCGGGGGCCGGGATGTGCGGGATATGAAACGAAGTGTATGTGCTGCCGGACACAAGGCTTTGTGGGCAGAGGCCTTTGGCGGGCTGCCTCCCGAATCATTTTTTGCAGGTTTGGATCCGCTGCTTGTCGGCTTTCGCGATCGGGTTACGGGAGATGTGCTCACTGCCGATCAACCGGCGGGGCGGCTCTGCAAAGAATGGGCGGAAAGATTGGGGCTGCAAGAAGACGTTGTTGTAGCCGTTGGCGCTTTTGATGCTCATATCGGTGCAGTAGGTGGGCAGATTGAGCCCTATTTTCTGAGCAAGGTGATGGGCACTTCCACCTGCGATATTCTCGTTGCACCGATGTCCGATATGCAGGGGAAGGTGATCCGCGGAATATGTGGTCAGGTAAATGGTTCTGTAGTCCCGGGCATGGTGGGCATGGAAGCCGGCCAGTCGGCTTTCGGTGATACCTATGCCTGGTGGCGGGATGTGTTGCTTTGGCCTGTCAGGCATCTGCTTCCTGCTATGTGGAGTAGTGATCAGCCGGCGCTTCAGTCGCTGATGGAAGGCATGCATGGTCGGTTGATTGCTGCTTTAAGTGAGGAAGCCCACCGCCGGGAAGAAACCCATCCCGACCGGGCTGTTCCATTGGCTGTGGATTGGCTGAATGGCCGCCGGACGCCGTATGCAGATCAGGAGTTGAAAGCTGCCATCCTGGGCCTTGATCTGGGTGTGGATGCTGTGGATATCTTCAGGGCTTGGGCTGAGGCCACCTGCTTTGGTGCCAAAAGCATCGTGGAATGCTTTACTTCTCAGGGCGTGCCGGTGAAAGGCGTGATCGGATTGGGTGGGGTGGCCAGAAAATCGCCCTATATCATGCAGCTGATGGCTGATGTGCTGAACATGCCTCTCCGTATTCATCGGGCTGAACATACCTGTGCCAGCGGAGCGGCCATGTTTGCCGCAACGGCGGCCGGTATTTATCCTTCCGTAGAACAGGCCATGCAAGCCATGGGACAGGGCTTTGACCAGGAATACAAACCTGTGCCTGCACGGGTTCAGATATTGCAAAAGCGTTATCAGCAGTTTAAAGAGCTTGGAAATTTTGTCGAATCATTTATTCACACACATGCATCGGTTTTATGA
- a CDS encoding DUF2795 domain-containing protein → MFWTLELASYLEDAPWPATKDELIDYAIRSGAPIEVIENLQELEDEGEVYEGIEDIWPDYPSQEDFFFNEDEY, encoded by the coding sequence ATGTTCTGGACGCTTGAATTGGCTTCGTATCTGGAAGATGCCCCATGGCCGGCTACCAAAGATGAATTGATTGACTATGCGATCCGTTCGGGGGCACCTATTGAAGTCATTGAAAACCTCCAGGAATTGGAGGACGAGGGCGAAGTGTATGAAGGTATTGAGGACATCTGGCCGGATTATCCCTCGCAGGAAGATTTCTTTTTCAATGAGGATGAGTACTGA
- the gatC gene encoding Asp-tRNA(Asn)/Glu-tRNA(Gln) amidotransferase subunit GatC, producing the protein MEISDDLIRRLCDLARLNYDEAEAASLKKDLQRMIAFIEKLNEVDTTGVEPLIFLTDHMHPLREDTVSSDLSREQALELAPDRNGSFFQVPPVKTA; encoded by the coding sequence ATGGAGATATCCGATGATCTGATCCGGAGGCTTTGTGATCTGGCCAGGCTGAATTATGATGAAGCTGAAGCCGCCTCGCTCAAAAAAGACCTGCAACGGATGATTGCTTTTATTGAAAAACTTAATGAAGTGGACACTACCGGAGTGGAGCCCCTGATTTTTCTGACTGATCACATGCATCCGCTCAGGGAAGATACCGTTTCCTCAGATTTATCCCGCGAACAGGCGCTGGAGCTAGCTCCCGATCGCAATGGATCGTTTTTTCAGGTACCTCCGGTGAAAACAGCCTAA
- a CDS encoding GNAT family N-acetyltransferase yields MPTLQLLDAADINPRLWDACICQASNSRSYAYFHYLNAMADRWKALVTDDYQLVMPLPFKQKWGIHYVYRPPFTQQLGIFANNSLCDESVRKECYEKALQLFPYLHYSIDAGSLISLPNLQATAQPNYVLDLSQPYEIICSQYHPSLIRSLKKARHAGLQLQETSLEQAIEWYYAWYHRRIPELKKKDYHRILHASQHTAYYQIHAHQVIDQSGKPLAIAVWLCTSRRRIAILNGCHDKGRRLNAMHFLFDEIIRQSCHTSCMLDFEGSTLPGVARFIRSFGASTETYFTLHANRLPIPFRWMKK; encoded by the coding sequence ATGCCCACCCTGCAGCTGCTCGACGCTGCCGATATCAATCCCCGGTTATGGGATGCATGCATTTGCCAGGCATCCAACAGCCGTTCCTATGCTTATTTCCATTACCTGAATGCCATGGCCGACCGCTGGAAAGCCCTGGTGACGGACGATTACCAGCTGGTGATGCCGTTACCTTTCAAACAAAAATGGGGCATTCACTACGTATATCGACCACCTTTTACCCAGCAACTGGGCATTTTCGCCAATAATAGTCTCTGCGATGAATCCGTCAGGAAAGAATGTTATGAAAAAGCCCTTCAGCTTTTTCCTTACTTGCATTACAGTATTGATGCTGGAAGCCTGATCAGCCTTCCTAACCTGCAGGCAACCGCCCAGCCAAACTATGTGCTGGACTTATCCCAACCTTATGAAATCATCTGCAGCCAATACCATCCTTCTTTGATTCGCTCACTGAAAAAAGCCCGCCATGCTGGGTTACAACTACAGGAAACCAGCCTGGAGCAAGCCATTGAGTGGTATTATGCCTGGTATCATCGACGGATTCCTGAATTGAAAAAGAAAGACTACCACCGAATCCTGCATGCCAGCCAACATACAGCGTATTACCAGATCCATGCTCACCAGGTAATTGATCAAAGCGGAAAACCACTGGCCATAGCCGTATGGCTTTGTACTTCCAGGCGGAGAATAGCTATCCTGAATGGCTGCCATGATAAGGGCAGAAGGCTGAATGCCATGCATTTTTTATTTGATGAAATCATCCGGCAATCCTGCCATACCTCTTGCATGCTCGATTTTGAAGGATCTACACTGCCCGGTGTAGCCCGGTTTATTCGCAGTTTTGGCGCTTCAACGGAAACCTATTTTACCCTTCATGCAAACAGATTGCCCATCCCTTTCAGGTGGATGAAAAAATGA
- the queA gene encoding tRNA preQ1(34) S-adenosylmethionine ribosyltransferase-isomerase QueA — protein MKLSQFKFDLPLNLIAQNPAKNRDESRLMVVHRDTGKIEHRIFKDIIEYFDDKDVFIVNNTKVFPARLYGRKEKTGAKIEVFLLRELNKANRLWDVVVDPARKIRVGNKLYFGEDDELVAEVIDNTTSRGRTIRFLFDGTDEEFRQLLEKLGETPLPKYIKRKPTEEDKERYQTVYAKYEGAVAAPTAGLHFTKELIKRMEIKGIRFAEITLHTGLGTFKPIEVEDLSKHKMDAEYYRIDEYAAKLVNEAKLSGHKVCAVGTTSVRAVESSVTSQGLLRPGEGWTNLFIHPPYHFSIPDAMVTNFHLPKTSLIIMVCAFAGYDLIMEAYQVAIKEKYRFYSYGDAMLIL, from the coding sequence ATGAAGCTCTCCCAGTTTAAGTTCGATTTACCCCTGAATTTAATTGCACAAAATCCAGCTAAAAATCGTGATGAATCCAGGCTGATGGTGGTGCACCGGGATACCGGCAAAATCGAACATCGCATTTTTAAAGACATCATTGAGTATTTCGACGATAAGGATGTGTTCATTGTGAACAATACCAAGGTATTCCCGGCCCGGCTTTACGGCCGCAAGGAAAAGACGGGTGCCAAAATCGAGGTTTTTCTGCTTCGCGAGCTGAACAAAGCCAACCGGCTCTGGGATGTGGTGGTGGACCCGGCACGCAAGATCCGCGTGGGTAACAAGTTGTATTTCGGGGAAGATGATGAACTGGTTGCCGAGGTGATTGACAACACCACTTCCCGTGGTCGTACCATTCGCTTTCTGTTTGATGGAACGGATGAAGAATTCAGGCAACTGCTGGAGAAACTGGGTGAAACGCCGCTGCCCAAATACATCAAACGCAAACCTACGGAAGAAGATAAGGAGCGTTATCAAACGGTTTATGCCAAGTACGAAGGTGCTGTGGCGGCTCCTACTGCGGGTTTGCATTTTACAAAAGAACTGATCAAGCGGATGGAAATCAAAGGCATCCGTTTTGCTGAAATTACCCTACACACTGGCCTGGGCACCTTCAAGCCTATTGAAGTGGAAGACCTGAGCAAACATAAGATGGATGCGGAATATTACCGCATTGATGAATACGCGGCCAAACTGGTCAATGAAGCCAAACTTAGCGGCCATAAGGTATGTGCTGTGGGTACTACTTCCGTACGGGCTGTGGAATCGTCGGTCACTTCACAAGGTTTGTTGCGTCCGGGTGAGGGTTGGACTAACCTGTTCATCCATCCGCCTTATCATTTCTCCATTCCCGATGCCATGGTCACCAATTTTCATTTACCCAAAACCAGCCTGATTATCATGGTTTGTGCTTTTGCGGGTTATGATCTGATTATGGAAGCCTATCAGGTGGCCATCAAGGAAAAATATCGTTTCTACAGCTACGGTGATGCGATGCTCATTCTTTGA
- a CDS encoding Gfo/Idh/MocA family oxidoreductase — MVKIGLLGVGKLGKIHLTQLLALPQAEVVGFYDPNEKVAEDVSQQFQVKRFPDAESLLQACDAVDIVTPTPSHFSLAEQAIRNGKHVFVEKPMCSTLSEAEALVKLVSEAQLCFQVGHVERFNPAFLALQDYTLQPMFIEVHRLAQFQPRNTETSVILDLMIHDIDILLHLVKSEVHRISASGVAVLSESTDIANARIEFENGCVANLTSSRISMKKMRKMRLFQKDAYIGIDFLNKKTEIIHLLPADDHTPAIDNQASMLSFDLDTPQGKRRVAVHYPSIPEVNAIRMELQLFCDSILQQKPVAVNAFDAFQALKIAYQILDKIQKNTPIML, encoded by the coding sequence ATGGTTAAAATTGGTTTACTGGGTGTTGGAAAACTCGGCAAAATACATCTCACCCAGCTCCTGGCCCTTCCTCAGGCCGAGGTCGTTGGTTTTTACGATCCGAATGAAAAAGTCGCCGAAGATGTCAGCCAGCAATTTCAGGTTAAACGATTTCCTGATGCTGAATCGCTTCTGCAGGCCTGCGATGCCGTGGATATTGTGACTCCCACACCTTCACACTTTTCACTGGCCGAACAGGCCATCCGCAACGGTAAACATGTGTTTGTGGAAAAGCCTATGTGCAGCACCCTTTCAGAAGCCGAAGCTTTGGTAAAACTGGTCAGCGAAGCCCAACTCTGTTTTCAGGTAGGCCATGTGGAAAGATTTAACCCAGCTTTTCTGGCCCTGCAGGATTACACGCTGCAGCCCATGTTTATTGAAGTGCATCGCCTGGCACAGTTTCAGCCCCGCAACACGGAAACCAGTGTAATCCTGGATCTGATGATCCACGATATCGATATCCTGCTGCATCTGGTGAAATCTGAAGTACACCGCATATCCGCCAGCGGCGTGGCTGTGCTGAGCGAATCAACCGATATTGCGAACGCCCGCATTGAATTTGAGAATGGATGCGTGGCCAATTTAACCTCCAGCCGTATTTCCATGAAAAAAATGCGCAAAATGCGCCTGTTCCAGAAAGATGCCTACATCGGGATTGACTTTCTGAACAAAAAAACGGAAATCATTCACCTGCTGCCTGCAGACGATCACACCCCAGCTATCGACAACCAGGCGTCTATGCTGAGCTTTGATCTGGATACACCGCAAGGCAAACGCCGGGTAGCCGTGCATTATCCCTCGATTCCGGAAGTGAATGCCATCCGCATGGAACTGCAGCTGTTCTGCGACAGCATTCTGCAGCAAAAACCTGTAGCCGTCAATGCTTTTGATGCTTTTCAGGCTTTGAAAATTGCTTACCAAATCCTGGACAAGATTCAGAAAAATACGCCGATTATGCTGTAA
- a CDS encoding enoyl-ACP reductase FabI, giving the protein MAYQLLQGKKGIIFGALDERSIAWQVALRCHEEGAQLVLTNAPVAVRMGEIKQLSEICQAPVIPADVTNMEDLENLFKQAMDHFQGGVDFILHSVGMSLNVRKNIPYTEANYDYMHKGFDISAISLHRVLQTAYRLDAINEWGSVVALTYIAAQRVFPDYNDMADAKALLESIARSFGYHYGIKKKVRINTVSQSPTRTTAGSGVKGFDGFIEYAEKMSPLGNATARQCADYCVTLFSDLTRMVTMQNLYHDGGFSFTGVSHAIMETLMKQALQEQK; this is encoded by the coding sequence ATGGCTTATCAATTGCTTCAGGGTAAAAAAGGTATCATTTTCGGTGCGTTGGACGAGCGATCCATTGCGTGGCAGGTAGCGCTTCGCTGTCATGAAGAGGGCGCACAATTGGTATTAACCAATGCTCCGGTGGCTGTACGGATGGGCGAGATCAAACAATTATCCGAAATCTGCCAGGCACCTGTCATTCCCGCGGATGTTACAAATATGGAGGATCTGGAAAACCTTTTCAAACAGGCAATGGACCATTTCCAGGGCGGAGTGGATTTTATCTTGCATTCCGTGGGCATGAGCCTGAATGTGCGGAAAAATATTCCCTACACGGAAGCCAACTATGATTACATGCACAAAGGGTTCGATATTTCGGCCATTTCCCTGCACCGGGTTTTGCAAACAGCCTATCGGCTTGATGCCATTAACGAATGGGGATCGGTGGTGGCGCTTACCTACATCGCTGCCCAGCGTGTATTCCCGGATTACAATGATATGGCCGATGCCAAGGCCCTGTTGGAATCCATTGCCCGGAGTTTTGGCTATCATTACGGAATTAAGAAAAAGGTACGCATCAATACCGTATCGCAATCACCCACTCGCACGACGGCTGGCAGCGGTGTGAAGGGTTTTGATGGTTTTATTGAATATGCTGAAAAAATGAGCCCGCTTGGAAATGCAACGGCCAGGCAGTGCGCCGATTATTGTGTAACCTTGTTCTCCGATCTTACGCGGATGGTTACCATGCAAAACCTGTATCACGACGGCGGTTTTTCTTTTACAGGCGTATCGCATGCCATTATGGAAACGCTGATGAAACAGGCATTGCAGGAACAAAAATAA
- a CDS encoding AMP nucleosidase, whose product MALKTKEDIVKDWLPRYTGERLSNFGKYILLTNFSDYLQMFANLHGVKVVGQGKPMPCATAEGITMINFGMGSANAATVMDLLSAIAPKAVLFLGKCGGLKRKNKVGDLILPIAAIRGEGTSSDYFPPEVPALPAFALQKAVSTTIRDYGKDYWTGTCYTTNRRVWEHDTEFKKYLQRIRAMAIDMETATIFSVGFYNHIPTGALLLVSDQPMVPEGVKTAESDKKVTDNFAELHVRIGIDSLKQLINKGLTVKHLRF is encoded by the coding sequence ATGGCTCTGAAAACCAAGGAGGATATCGTTAAAGACTGGCTACCACGCTACACAGGCGAACGATTGTCGAATTTCGGAAAGTACATTTTGCTAACCAATTTCAGTGATTACCTGCAGATGTTTGCCAATCTGCACGGAGTGAAGGTTGTAGGGCAGGGCAAGCCCATGCCCTGTGCTACAGCCGAAGGGATTACGATGATCAACTTTGGTATGGGGAGCGCCAACGCGGCCACTGTGATGGATCTGCTCAGCGCCATCGCGCCCAAAGCCGTATTGTTTCTGGGTAAGTGCGGAGGTTTGAAACGGAAAAACAAGGTAGGGGATCTCATTTTGCCCATTGCAGCCATCCGGGGTGAAGGTACCTCGTCCGACTATTTTCCGCCTGAAGTACCCGCCCTGCCGGCATTTGCCCTTCAGAAAGCCGTATCCACCACCATCCGGGATTATGGGAAAGATTACTGGACGGGTACCTGCTATACCACCAACCGCCGGGTATGGGAACACGATACAGAGTTCAAGAAATATCTGCAACGCATTCGGGCTATGGCCATTGACATGGAAACTGCTACCATCTTCAGCGTGGGCTTTTACAACCACATCCCCACGGGAGCCCTGCTGCTGGTAAGCGATCAGCCCATGGTGCCGGAGGGCGTGAAAACGGCCGAAAGTGATAAAAAAGTGACCGACAATTTTGCCGAGCTGCATGTGCGGATTGGCATTGACTCCCTGAAACAGCTCATCAACAAAGGGCTTACCGTGAAACATCTGCGGTTTTAA